Proteins co-encoded in one Artemia franciscana chromosome 10, ASM3288406v1, whole genome shotgun sequence genomic window:
- the LOC136032484 gene encoding uncharacterized protein LOC136032484 has protein sequence MWAKVNCVQFSVHKTKAMIITRRKKYATPLLFLNGEQIEIVNEFKWLGITIDRNLTFKSHIRQLKRACAKRLNIMKMLSGANFGPKPDFLMEFYIKYIRAKLEYGGIIYMAASKSLLEELETIQYNALRTAFGARKTTPRSFLESESGIEKLANRRDIATLKFLQKTWIADQSNPIKSRMLKEGRLWCSWKKQFGIVRAKEIMEEFQMDCQLTSMLRVPNMFITPQWESIPYQCNTEFEKWDNLDCDQSFKMTKEMQYLDTVDIFTDASKVDNKVGAAFVIPSKNIVKLIKISDITTVFQAELVAIAKAVRYLIDSASAGENYRICLDSKSGLEAIKNIYVENKVASDVIYCHEELQKLLEKGVTITLDWVPGHANIRGNEMADTAAKQASIEDGQPLASVTPRMVNQIGEVIKKLKIRTLEDTRAFSTNKFIIQKKERRFEKKMYGALCKSEARVIFRLRSGHAGTQAYRARFYNDDPKCTFCGNEETVEHLLFDCEGTEDSRKDIRKFIRENRIRRNSDILSGAGLNSDCADGLKLICKFLKDINRINLI, from the coding sequence ATGTGGGCCAAGGTAAATTGTGTGCAGTTTTCGGTCCATAAAACAAAAGCAATGATAATCACGCGAAGGAAAAAGTATGCGACTCCTCTCCTTTTTCTAAATGGGGAGCAAATTGAAATCGTGAATGAATTCAAATGGCTTGGAATTACAATTGATAGAAATCTGACGTTTAAAAGTCATATAAGACAGTTAAAGAGAGCATGTGCCAAAAgattaaatattatgaaaatgttAAGTGGAGCAAATTTTGGCCCAAAACCCGACTTTTTGAtggaattttatataaaatacataagaGCAAAATTAGAATACGGAGGAATAATTTATATGGCAGCGTCAAAGTCGTTGTTAGAGGAGCTGGAAACTATTCAATACAACGCTTTAAGGACAGCTTTTGGAGCAAGAAAGACAACTCCACGGAGCTTTCTGGAATCAGAGAGTGGAATTGAAAAGCTAGCCAACAGGAGAGACATAGCAACATTAAAGTTTTTGCAGAAGACATGGATAGCTGACCAGTCAAACCCAATTAAATCAAGAATGCTAAAAGAGGGAAGATTGTGGTGTTCATGGAAAAAACAGTTCGGTATTGTGAGGGCAAAGGAGATAATGGAAGAGTTTCAAATGGATTGTCAGTTGACATCAATGTTGAGAGTGCCCAATATGTTCATAACCCCTCAGTGGGAATCCATTCCATACCAGTGCAATACTGAATTTGAAAAGTGGGATAATCTAGATTGTGATCAATCATTCAAGATGACAAAAGAGATGCAATATCTTGACACTGTAGATATCTTCACAGATGCATCCAAAGTGGACAATAAAGTGGGGGCTGCTTTTGTAATCCCCTCgaaaaatatagttaaattaatcaaaataagtGACATAACTACAGTGTTTCAAGCAGAATTAGTTGCAATAGCCAAAGCAGTGAGATACTTAATAGATTCTGCATCTGCAGGtgaaaattatagaatttgctTGGATTCAAAGAGTGGTTTGGAGGcaataaagaatatttatgtAGAAAATAAAGTAGCTTCCGACGTGATTTATTGCCATGAAGAATTACAGAAACTACTGGAAAAAGGAGTAACTATCACATTGGATTGGGTACCTGGACATGCGAACATTAGGGGAAATGAAATGGCCGACACTGCAGCAAAACAAGCATCCATAGAAGACGGGCAACCACTTGCAAGTGTCACGCCCAGGATGGTTAATCAAATTGGAGAAGtgataaagaaattgaaaataaggacaCTCGAGGACACTCGTGCGTTCtcaacaaataaatttattatacaaaagaaagaaaggcgatttgaaaagaaaatgtatggAGCGCTATGTAAATCTGAAGCCAGGGTGATATTTAGACTAAGGTCAGGTCATGCAGGAACTCAGGCATATAGAGCCCGTTTCTATAATGATGATCCGAAATGTACATTTTGTGGAAATGAGGAAACGGTAGAACATCTTTTATTCGATTGTGAAGGAACAGAAGACAGTAGGAAGGATATTCGAAAATTTATTAGGGAAAACAGAATTCGACGGAATAGTGACATACTAAGCGGAGCAGGCTTGAACAGTGATTGTGCTGATGGACTTAAGTTGATATGCAAGTTTTTAAAGGATATTAATCGGATAAATCTTATATGA